TGGAACAGGCTCCTCTTGAGGAATTCGACGCCGAGCGAGCCCCCGGTCCCCTTCTTGTTCCCGATGGTTCGCTCGACGAGCTTCACGTGGCGATAGCGCCACTCCTGCATCCCCTCGTCGATGTCGGTCAGCAGCTCGAAGAGAACGCCGATGTCCGCGCGCTCCCGGTACAGTCGCAGGATCCCTCGCTGCACGGTCTCGTCGGGCCCGTTCGGGAGGGAGAGGTCCCTCGCCCGGAGGCGCTCCGGGATCTCGACCCCCTGGAGGGCGAGGAAGTCGTAGAGATGGTCGACGACGGAGCGCTCTCCGAGCCGGCGCTCCAGGGTGCGGCGGGCCTTGGACCCTTCGGGGTGATAGGCGACCATCTCGACGCGCCGGTAACCGAGGACGAACTCCACCTCGCGGTACTGGAGCGACTGGAATCCGGAGGCGCGCTCCAGTCGGTCGCGGAACGCGCTGAACGACATCGGCGTCATCGTCTCGAGGACGTCGAGCTGACCGACGAGGGTCTTGAGGACGTTCCGCACGCGCTTCAGGGTGTGGATCGCTCCGAAGAGGTCCCCCGACGAGAAATCGCGCTTCACCTTCTCGAGCTCGTGGAGCGTCTCCTTGAACCACAGCTCGTAGACCTGGTGGATCACGATGAAGAGCATCTCATCGTGCTCCGGAGGGTCGGAGCGCGGCGACTGCAGCGCGAGGAGATCGTCGAGGTGGAGATAATTCGCGTACGTCAGCTCACTCATCGCAGGATCACCATGCTCGCGGCGGCGAGCAGACCGAGGCCGAGGAGGGCGAACGCCCAG
This portion of the Terriglobia bacterium genome encodes:
- a CDS encoding tryptophan 2,3-dioxygenase translates to MSELTYANYLHLDDLLALQSPRSDPPEHDEMLFIVIHQVYELWFKETLHELEKVKRDFSSGDLFGAIHTLKRVRNVLKTLVGQLDVLETMTPMSFSAFRDRLERASGFQSLQYREVEFVLGYRRVEMVAYHPEGSKARRTLERRLGERSVVDHLYDFLALQGVEIPERLRARDLSLPNGPDETVQRGILRLYRERADIGVLFELLTDIDEGMQEWRYRHVKLVERTIGNKKGTGGSLGVEFLKRSLFQPFFHDLWAIRHEL